A genomic window from Paenibacillus sp. FSL K6-0276 includes:
- a CDS encoding polyprenyl synthetase family protein — translation MKLHEALNIDINEINREIVNLVARDKDVPKKSQLAQSVLELINSGGKRLRPLMVIVGSRFGLKDTGRRALQLAAAAEFIHVASLIHDDIIDGSELRRGGPALHMKTGTLPAVHIGNYMSARVIELLSKYTGDKNKYVHDLSSVATAQLCLGEYQQMEHAFDYDITMEQYLEKSLNKTALLMATCLRVGALSTESTEEVANLLYTFGEALGMSFQIQDDLLDFTQSAAILGKPAGSDLRHGQVTLPVLFALQDPELSPVIRTIGPASSDAEVAHVLALINRSDALSRSEEVSQSYLDQAAAIVQQLSSYPAHADLDTLLQYFAGRDR, via the coding sequence ATGAAGCTTCATGAAGCCTTAAATATAGACATAAATGAAATCAATCGCGAAATCGTAAACCTTGTAGCACGTGATAAAGATGTTCCTAAGAAATCTCAGCTTGCGCAGAGTGTTCTTGAGCTTATTAATTCAGGTGGTAAACGTCTTCGCCCTCTTATGGTCATTGTTGGCAGCCGTTTTGGCCTAAAGGATACAGGTCGTAGAGCGCTTCAACTAGCTGCTGCTGCTGAATTTATTCATGTTGCCTCATTAATTCATGATGATATCATTGACGGTTCTGAGTTACGGCGGGGTGGTCCTGCCTTACATATGAAGACGGGTACATTGCCGGCTGTGCATATCGGCAATTATATGTCCGCACGGGTTATTGAACTGCTAAGTAAATACACAGGTGACAAAAATAAGTACGTCCATGACTTATCCTCAGTAGCTACCGCACAGCTATGTCTGGGTGAATATCAGCAAATGGAACATGCTTTTGATTATGACATTACAATGGAGCAGTACCTGGAGAAATCCTTAAACAAAACTGCCCTACTTATGGCTACCTGCTTACGTGTTGGTGCATTATCCACTGAGAGCACCGAGGAGGTTGCCAACCTTCTGTATACCTTCGGAGAAGCCTTGGGGATGTCTTTTCAAATACAGGATGATCTACTTGATTTCACACAGTCCGCAGCTATCCTCGGCAAGCCAGCCGGTAGCGACCTGCGCCATGGTCAGGTTACCTTACCTGTGCTTTTTGCATTACAGGATCCAGAGCTATCGCCTGTGATCCGTACAATCGGCCCCGCCTCTTCTGATGCAGAGGTGGCACATGTGCTCGCCCTTATTAACAGAAGCGATGCCCTGTCCCGCTCTGAAGAGGTCAGCCAGAGCTATCTAGATCAAGCCGCAGCTATTGTTCAGCAGCTCTCCTCCTACCCGGCGCATGCCGATCTGGACACGTTGCTGCAATATTTTGCGGGCCGTGATCGCTAA
- a CDS encoding MFS transporter, translating to MGNKHKVTGSKRIRKPSVHRRNLHIATWEGVPSTIFQVLLQGQFLTGFLLYLGASSSQIGFVLALTTLVNVAQIGVAFLIQKLPSRKWAMVTFIGLHRILWGSTGLIPFIFPKEYWVIVFIAVYTTAFIANTAGGVLWSSVISDLVPARVRGRYFGIRNTLLNALGSLVMYGGGIILDRYPGGHGFLILYIVVWIFSISNVVVFFFYPDVPFEKSDEHKFLPMFKKPLKDTLFMKSTLFLAAWLLLQNLTVPLYSYVMLQLLHINYETLSLLNVSQTVFMMASFYVWGNLNAKYSNKRLLFFTLPIIALSSLMWGLLSVMPMLLVLFAAHIVFGVGVGGFNQLAFNFIIGDTPKKERPMYMGTYAALTGLSSFFGPLIGGQIYEKIAHWPQWTQVYGMQLVVGTLMIALAFLLGRRILRDE from the coding sequence ATGGGAAATAAGCATAAGGTTACCGGTTCAAAACGTATTCGTAAACCCTCAGTACATCGCAGAAATCTGCATATAGCTACGTGGGAAGGTGTACCATCAACCATTTTTCAGGTACTGCTGCAAGGGCAGTTTCTAACAGGATTCCTCCTATATTTAGGAGCCTCCTCTAGTCAAATTGGATTTGTGCTAGCGCTTACTACCTTGGTTAATGTGGCGCAGATAGGGGTAGCTTTTTTAATTCAGAAGTTGCCAAGTCGCAAATGGGCCATGGTTACTTTTATTGGTCTGCATAGGATACTTTGGGGTTCCACGGGACTGATCCCGTTTATTTTTCCTAAAGAATATTGGGTCATCGTATTTATTGCCGTATACACTACTGCTTTTATTGCCAATACCGCTGGTGGTGTGCTGTGGAGTTCTGTGATTAGCGATCTAGTTCCAGCACGTGTACGTGGACGTTATTTTGGGATTCGCAACACTCTCCTGAATGCACTCGGAAGTTTGGTTATGTATGGCGGGGGTATTATTCTGGACCGTTATCCCGGAGGTCATGGTTTTCTGATTCTATATATTGTTGTGTGGATTTTCTCGATATCAAATGTCGTTGTGTTCTTTTTTTATCCGGACGTACCTTTCGAGAAATCGGATGAACATAAATTTTTGCCCATGTTTAAGAAACCGCTTAAAGATACTTTGTTTATGAAGTCAACCTTGTTTCTAGCTGCCTGGCTGTTGCTGCAGAACTTAACCGTTCCGCTGTACTCTTATGTCATGTTGCAGTTACTTCATATTAATTATGAAACCTTGTCGCTACTTAATGTGTCCCAGACCGTGTTTATGATGGCTAGCTTCTACGTTTGGGGCAATTTAAATGCGAAATACAGCAACAAGCGCCTGTTGTTCTTTACTTTGCCGATTATTGCCTTGTCTTCGTTGATGTGGGGACTCTTGTCTGTGATGCCGATGCTGCTGGTGTTATTTGCGGCCCATATTGTTTTTGGTGTAGGTGTAGGCGGTTTCAACCAGTTGGCTTTTAATTTTATTATTGGAGATACGCCGAAAAAAGAACGGCCCATGTATATGGGCACATATGCGGCGCTTACAGGTTTATCATCGTTTTTTGGCCCACTTATTGGGGGTCAGATATATGAGAAAATTGCACACTGGCCACAATGGACACAGGTATACGGTATGCAGCTAGTGGTAGGGACGCTGATGATTGCTCTTGCGTTTCTATTAGGCCGGCGTATTCTAAGGGACGAATAG
- a CDS encoding FAD-dependent oxidoreductase: MKKIVILGGGYGGVLTAKKLAKKFKKNKDVEITLIDRNPYHTLLTELHEVAANRAPEDSIKIDLKKIFAGLKVNVVLDEISNIDFKGKKLKSDKTTYAYDYLVIGTGSKPTFFGIPGAEENTFSFWSYDDAVALKRQIRDMYTKAAMEKNPTVRRAMLTFVIIGAGFTGVELVGEMAEQREELCKEFYIDPSEVRLIVADMAPKILPILPDKLIQKAEAHLRKLNVEIVTGAKITEVGDDSVALGEKNVVASQTIVWTAGVEGSEIVGGLEVQQQGRKRIVTNENLESVDHKNVYVVGDNIFFIPEGETRPVPQMVENAEQAAPIVAGNIAADIQNTAKKAYKPGFHGTMVSIGSRYGVANVGLPGKFFMLTGFMAMLSKHFINMFYLSQVVGFNKVWTYMMHEFFHVENRKSFLGGYFSKRSPNFWLVPLRMLLGGMWLYEGIDKLRKIWVDPNKIFLIPAAPFATDASSAASVAVDAVKTTVDAQSAASAVSTAKEAVQALPVPGFVYDITNWFMDLMFYNNDGSYTFLAKWFQIGMVCAEIVFGIMLIVGLFTAIASIATIAMSVMIWSTKMASTEMLWYVGAGIACIGGSGSTFGLDYYVLPWLKKQWKRVPLVRRWYLYTD; the protein is encoded by the coding sequence TTGAAAAAAATAGTCATTTTGGGCGGCGGCTACGGCGGCGTACTCACGGCTAAGAAACTGGCAAAGAAATTTAAGAAAAACAAAGATGTTGAAATTACTCTGATCGACCGGAATCCATATCACACTCTATTGACTGAGCTGCATGAGGTTGCCGCGAACCGTGCTCCAGAGGATTCAATCAAGATCGATCTAAAGAAAATCTTTGCTGGTCTTAAAGTGAATGTTGTTCTTGACGAAATCAGCAATATTGATTTCAAGGGTAAGAAACTCAAATCCGACAAAACTACCTATGCGTACGATTACCTTGTAATCGGTACAGGTAGCAAACCAACTTTCTTCGGCATTCCAGGCGCAGAAGAGAATACCTTCTCCTTCTGGTCTTACGATGATGCGGTAGCATTGAAACGTCAAATCCGCGATATGTATACCAAAGCGGCTATGGAGAAAAATCCAACTGTACGCCGTGCAATGCTAACTTTCGTTATCATCGGTGCCGGCTTTACTGGTGTCGAGCTTGTTGGGGAAATGGCTGAGCAACGCGAGGAATTATGCAAGGAGTTCTATATCGACCCATCCGAAGTAAGATTGATTGTGGCTGATATGGCTCCGAAGATTCTGCCTATCCTTCCAGATAAGCTGATTCAAAAAGCTGAAGCTCACCTTCGCAAGCTGAACGTGGAAATTGTTACAGGCGCCAAGATCACTGAAGTAGGCGACGATAGTGTTGCACTTGGTGAGAAAAACGTTGTCGCTTCACAAACCATTGTTTGGACTGCAGGTGTTGAAGGTTCTGAAATCGTGGGTGGACTTGAAGTACAACAACAAGGACGCAAACGGATTGTTACGAATGAGAACCTTGAAAGTGTAGATCATAAGAACGTATATGTGGTCGGAGACAACATTTTCTTCATTCCTGAAGGTGAAACTCGTCCTGTACCACAAATGGTTGAGAATGCTGAACAAGCAGCTCCGATTGTTGCTGGCAACATTGCTGCTGACATTCAAAACACTGCTAAAAAAGCTTACAAACCAGGTTTCCACGGTACCATGGTATCCATCGGTAGCCGCTACGGTGTAGCAAACGTTGGTTTGCCAGGCAAGTTCTTTATGCTTACTGGTTTTATGGCAATGCTATCCAAACACTTTATCAATATGTTCTACCTGTCTCAGGTTGTGGGCTTCAATAAAGTATGGACTTACATGATGCATGAGTTCTTCCATGTTGAGAACCGTAAGAGTTTCTTGGGCGGATACTTCTCCAAGCGTTCACCTAACTTCTGGCTCGTTCCGCTTCGCATGCTGCTTGGTGGAATGTGGTTATATGAAGGTATAGATAAGCTTCGGAAAATTTGGGTAGATCCAAACAAGATATTCCTAATTCCAGCCGCTCCTTTTGCAACGGATGCTTCATCAGCAGCCAGCGTAGCGGTGGATGCAGTTAAAACAACAGTAGATGCACAATCTGCAGCTTCAGCAGTATCCACTGCAAAAGAAGCGGTTCAAGCATTGCCAGTTCCTGGCTTCGTGTATGATATTACTAACTGGTTCATGGATTTGATGTTCTACAACAACGACGGAAGTTATACTTTCCTCGCGAAATGGTTCCAAATCGGTATGGTATGCGCAGAAATCGTGTTCGGTATTATGCTCATCGTTGGTCTGTTCACAGCTATTGCTTCTATAGCGACGATAGCCATGTCCGTCATGATCTGGTCGACCAAAATGGCTTCTACAGAAATGTTATGGTATGTTGGTGCGGGTATCGCCTGCATCGGTGGATCGGGCAGCACGTTTGGCCTAGATTACTATGTACTTCCTTGGCTTAAGAAACAGTGGAAGAGAGTTCCGCTAGTCAGACGATGGTATCTATACACCGACTGA
- a CDS encoding UbiA-like polyprenyltransferase — translation MAILNICKTAGIKLKMFSELVMFSHTLFSLPFAIISMVWAAGGWPSGHVMIWGLIALIGARNGANAFNRLADRTFDEQNPRTAHRHLPQRLLEEKEVVVFVVVNYAIFIVASGMLNLLCLLLSPVAIVLISIYSYTKRFTFLSHLYLGFVIASAPIGAWFAVTGNIAFTPFVIGTVVMLWIAGFDIIYGTQDIEFDRRHGLWSIPSFFGLENALRIAKGLHFIMIMLLLFLYLWRDLGWMYLVGIGIATVLLMTEHKIIKPSNRKMMKVASYNLNQVISIVILLCTLIDFFYVS, via the coding sequence ATGGCTATTCTAAACATATGTAAAACTGCAGGTATAAAACTTAAAATGTTCAGCGAATTGGTAATGTTCTCTCATACGCTTTTTTCGCTGCCATTTGCCATTATATCGATGGTATGGGCTGCAGGGGGCTGGCCATCGGGACATGTGATGATCTGGGGATTGATTGCATTGATAGGCGCCCGTAATGGCGCCAATGCTTTCAACCGGCTGGCGGACCGTACGTTCGATGAACAGAATCCTCGTACGGCGCATCGACATCTGCCTCAACGCTTACTGGAGGAAAAAGAAGTTGTGGTCTTTGTTGTGGTCAATTATGCCATTTTCATTGTGGCTTCAGGCATGCTTAATTTGCTCTGCTTGCTCTTATCGCCGGTGGCTATCGTATTGATATCAATCTATTCTTACACGAAGCGGTTTACCTTTCTCAGCCATTTATATTTAGGTTTTGTTATTGCTTCTGCACCCATTGGCGCATGGTTTGCCGTAACCGGAAACATCGCGTTTACACCGTTTGTTATCGGAACAGTTGTTATGCTATGGATTGCCGGCTTTGATATTATTTACGGCACCCAGGATATCGAATTTGACCGGCGGCATGGGCTATGGTCTATTCCTAGCTTCTTCGGACTGGAGAACGCTCTGCGTATTGCAAAAGGTCTACATTTCATTATGATTATGTTGCTATTGTTCTTATATCTATGGCGTGATCTCGGCTGGATGTATTTGGTTGGGATTGGGATTGCGACGGTGCTCCTGATGACTGAGCATAAGATTATAAAACCTTCGAATCGTAAGATGATGAAGGTGGCTTCTTATAATCTGAATCAGGTGATCAGCATAGTGATATTGTTGTGTACGCTGATTGATTTTTTTTATGTTAGCTAG
- a CDS encoding aspartate aminotransferase family protein codes for MEQQDFIGREAVASKRKQYFYPCTQHFYRDAPQLVRGSMQFVYDEKGKSYTDFFAGVSVVACGHCNPAITVRTIEQLQQLQHTTTIYLTQPSVDLAERLEEVMPGGLRRTFFVNSGSEANEGALLLARMYTGRKGFIALESGLHGRTNLTMSVTGLPMWRTDKYLDHDVEFIPRPYHPELSLEEAASLSLESLERVLEEKGNSIAAMIVEPIQGNGGMIMPTPTYFRDVKTLLERYGVLLIADEIQTGFGRTGKMFAMEHFDVVPDIISMAKALGNGIPVAAFATTDEIALALNRPSASTFGGNPVSAATALAVLDYIRDERLPERSVQLGERLKAGLKALQARYPLLIVDVRGTGLMLGAELAGADADGAAALTDQVLEAMKDQGYLIGKNGIGRNVLAFQPPMIITEEDIDGMLNVLNEVLAEHNH; via the coding sequence ATGGAACAACAAGACTTCATCGGAAGAGAAGCGGTAGCGTCCAAACGTAAGCAATATTTCTATCCTTGTACACAGCATTTTTATCGTGATGCGCCTCAGCTTGTTCGTGGTTCAATGCAGTTTGTTTATGATGAGAAGGGGAAGTCCTATACGGATTTCTTCGCGGGTGTATCCGTGGTCGCTTGTGGTCACTGTAATCCAGCCATAACGGTACGTACGATTGAACAACTGCAGCAGCTGCAGCATACAACAACTATCTATCTAACTCAACCGAGTGTAGATTTGGCTGAACGTTTGGAAGAAGTTATGCCGGGCGGGTTACGCCGGACCTTCTTCGTTAACAGTGGCTCTGAAGCTAATGAGGGAGCACTGCTGCTCGCCCGGATGTATACGGGACGTAAAGGGTTCATTGCGCTGGAGAGCGGCCTACACGGCCGTACCAATCTAACGATGAGTGTGACAGGCCTGCCTATGTGGCGTACCGATAAATACTTGGATCATGACGTCGAGTTTATTCCTCGCCCTTATCATCCGGAATTATCTCTAGAGGAAGCTGCCTCGTTATCCTTGGAGTCGCTGGAGCGGGTGCTCGAAGAGAAGGGGAATTCGATCGCTGCTATGATCGTGGAGCCTATCCAAGGCAACGGTGGAATGATTATGCCAACGCCAACCTACTTCCGTGATGTAAAAACATTGTTGGAGAGATACGGTGTACTCCTGATTGCTGATGAAATTCAGACTGGGTTTGGACGTACTGGAAAAATGTTTGCTATGGAGCATTTTGACGTCGTTCCTGATATTATTAGTATGGCCAAAGCACTCGGTAACGGAATTCCAGTTGCAGCTTTTGCTACAACGGATGAGATTGCCCTTGCGCTGAATCGCCCGTCAGCCTCCACTTTTGGGGGAAATCCGGTATCTGCTGCAACGGCGCTGGCTGTGCTTGATTATATTCGAGATGAAAGGCTTCCTGAACGCTCGGTACAGCTTGGAGAACGATTGAAAGCAGGTCTGAAGGCTCTTCAAGCCCGTTATCCTTTGCTAATTGTTGATGTACGGGGAACTGGACTTATGCTGGGAGCGGAGCTTGCCGGTGCAGACGCTGACGGCGCTGCGGCGCTTACAGATCAAGTGCTGGAGGCGATGAAGGACCAAGGTTATCTGATCGGCAAAAATGGCATAGGCCGCAATGTACTGGCCTTCCAGCCACCGATGATTATTACGGAAGAGGATATCGACGGGATGCTTAACGTCTTGAACGAAGTCCTTGCAGAACATAATCATTAA
- a CDS encoding CsbD family protein: MDNNVFKGKWKQIKGEAKKQWGKLTDDDLDVIDGEKDKLIGKLQERYGHSKDDAEKEYQSWGRSYRD, from the coding sequence ATGGATAACAATGTGTTTAAAGGAAAATGGAAACAGATTAAAGGCGAGGCCAAGAAGCAATGGGGAAAACTTACAGATGATGATCTGGATGTTATTGATGGTGAAAAAGATAAATTGATTGGTAAATTGCAAGAGCGTTACGGCCATTCGAAAGACGATGCGGAAAAAGAGTATCAAAGCTGGGGACGTTCCTACCGCGATTAA
- a CDS encoding ATP-binding protein, whose protein sequence is MYQGLIVILIVNVVNAMNIIVLGVIPVEEYIREIMPITFPAGLILSILFSLIIRDFQLGLLRDEGAIREYAAIIHRSGEELLMIISDILDLSKVEADRLDIINEELYVSEIPELLAMQFAVTAKQKGLEFNISMDEDVPLMIHSDPHRVQQILRNLLSNAIKFTKTGHVSLHIHEQESGEGDNLQRWLVFDMEDSGIGIAPEKHAMIFEAFQQADRTTNGNMVDQD, encoded by the coding sequence GTGTATCAAGGTTTGATCGTTATTCTAATCGTAAATGTAGTGAATGCAATGAACATTATTGTGTTAGGCGTTATCCCTGTGGAAGAGTACATAAGAGAGATTATGCCGATTACTTTCCCTGCGGGGTTAATTCTAAGCATTCTGTTCTCATTAATTATCCGTGATTTTCAACTGGGTCTCCTAAGGGATGAAGGAGCAATAAGGGAGTACGCAGCCATTATCCATCGTTCGGGTGAAGAATTGTTGATGATCATCAGCGATATTCTGGATTTATCTAAGGTCGAGGCTGACCGATTGGATATTATAAATGAAGAATTATATGTTAGCGAGATCCCAGAACTACTTGCTATGCAGTTCGCTGTGACGGCCAAACAAAAAGGGCTGGAATTTAATATCTCTATGGATGAGGATGTCCCACTAATGATCCATTCCGATCCGCATCGAGTCCAGCAGATTCTGCGTAATTTGCTTTCTAATGCTATTAAATTTACAAAGACAGGTCACGTATCGCTGCATATTCACGAGCAGGAAAGTGGTGAAGGGGATAACCTGCAGCGATGGCTTGTATTTGATATGGAGGATAGTGGCATAGGAATCGCACCGGAGAAGCATGCCATGATCTTTGAAGCTTTTCAACAGGCAGACAGAACCACTAACGGAAATATGGTGGATCAGGATTAG
- a CDS encoding FMN-binding protein, with product MKKTTVILSTALILGSLLAGCGNNADNTPAATNAPKENSAATNSSNTGTEAAKYKDGSYYATADVDAKTGWQHFARLTVEGGKITKADWDGFNVNTAGDLKKKLSEDGKYGMKAGGASSEWHEQAAKAEAFLIEKQDPAAITLDAEGKTDAISGVSVHVSDFVKAAQAALAAGPVEAGQYKDGGYHAEGEMDKDSGWKSTVDLTVANGNIVAVKFSGVNAAGDDKKQFSVDGKYGMKAGGAQAEWHEEIAKVEQYYLEKGAAPELTAEGKTDAISGVSIHVGEYFTLAEKALEGAK from the coding sequence ATGAAAAAAACAACAGTAATCTTGTCGACTGCCCTTATCCTTGGTAGTTTGCTCGCAGGTTGTGGTAACAACGCAGACAACACCCCGGCAGCTACTAATGCTCCCAAAGAAAACAGTGCAGCAACTAATTCCAGCAACACTGGAACTGAAGCAGCGAAGTACAAAGACGGATCTTACTACGCTACTGCTGATGTCGATGCTAAAACTGGCTGGCAACATTTCGCACGCCTAACTGTAGAAGGCGGCAAGATCACTAAAGCTGACTGGGATGGTTTTAACGTAAACACTGCTGGTGACCTGAAGAAAAAACTTTCCGAAGATGGTAAATATGGCATGAAAGCTGGCGGTGCTTCTTCTGAATGGCACGAGCAAGCAGCAAAGGCTGAAGCATTCCTGATTGAAAAACAAGATCCAGCAGCTATAACTTTAGACGCTGAGGGGAAAACTGATGCTATCTCCGGTGTATCTGTACACGTTTCTGACTTTGTGAAAGCTGCTCAAGCTGCTTTGGCCGCTGGACCTGTTGAAGCTGGCCAATACAAAGACGGAGGCTACCATGCTGAAGGCGAAATGGATAAAGACTCCGGTTGGAAATCCACTGTTGACCTGACTGTTGCTAACGGCAATATCGTGGCTGTTAAATTCAGCGGTGTAAATGCTGCTGGCGACGACAAGAAACAATTCTCCGTCGATGGTAAATACGGTATGAAAGCTGGCGGCGCTCAAGCTGAATGGCATGAAGAGATCGCTAAAGTTGAGCAATACTACCTTGAAAAAGGCGCTGCTCCAGAACTTACAGCTGAAGGTAAAACTGATGCAATTTCCGGCGTGAGTATTCATGTTGGTGAATATTTTACACTTGCTGAAAAAGCACTCGAAGGCGCGAAATAA
- a CDS encoding U32 family peptidase, translated as MARYFNGREVELLAPAGTFEIFKEVIQSRCDAVYFGGPVLNMRMMRKGYNLSHEEIVEALDIAHRLDKKVYITVNNLFSEEDVEEAREYLRFLDGARPDALIVQDMAVLELIREMKLSLPIHSSVMMNVHNLEMIYALRDLGVSRVVTSREMDLQTAKLLGQRSGMELEYFIHGDMCSVHGANCYFSSHVFGMSSNRGKCMKPCRWDYRVKKDGYVYPAEYPLAVKDMFMYEHLPELIESGITSFKIEGRMRDKEFMVMLANSYGEAIDRYIADPLGFDRTVDSKVLYNNRKRDFSTAYAFGRPGLTNINRRYEGTGKFYSTGKVFSTPTAERELSEKRVEELRERLALEKQPKTNKAKLAVRVNNMEQARMVLELGVDSLYLPGDVFEPDQPFTKRDIKELGELKGDSKIYLGLPRMMTELHFDQYDQLLNGERLPIDGLIVTNLGAIRRYNATGYPLIGDSNLNVYNHLSAQLYANLGLTQLSVSPEMTMEHFATFASSCEVPLEVIVHGTPALMYMEHDLYENTEVMEPIAEEDNQYVHNNVLVLKTDKGENPVYRDQHGRCHLLFAKELCYLPLLGEMSGLGISSFRIEGATYSVEQLREIIISYQQAINGSDMKDDMLGGLKPIYAGYTLGSLQFN; from the coding sequence ATGGCACGTTATTTTAACGGTAGAGAAGTTGAATTATTAGCACCCGCAGGAACGTTTGAGATTTTCAAGGAAGTGATCCAGTCACGGTGTGATGCAGTTTATTTTGGTGGACCTGTATTGAATATGAGAATGATGCGTAAAGGATATAACCTTTCTCATGAGGAAATCGTAGAGGCGCTAGATATCGCTCACCGTCTAGACAAAAAGGTGTATATCACGGTGAATAACCTGTTTAGTGAAGAAGATGTGGAAGAGGCTAGAGAATATCTGCGTTTCCTTGACGGTGCTCGCCCTGACGCCTTGATTGTTCAGGATATGGCCGTGCTGGAGCTTATTCGCGAGATGAAGCTTAGTCTTCCTATTCACTCTTCTGTGATGATGAATGTTCACAACCTGGAGATGATCTATGCGCTGCGCGATCTAGGGGTAAGTCGTGTGGTTACCTCGCGGGAAATGGATCTGCAGACAGCTAAGCTGCTTGGTCAGCGAAGCGGTATGGAACTGGAGTATTTTATTCACGGAGATATGTGTTCGGTTCACGGTGCGAATTGTTACTTCAGCTCCCATGTATTCGGTATGAGTAGTAACCGTGGGAAATGTATGAAGCCTTGTCGCTGGGATTATCGGGTTAAAAAAGACGGGTATGTATATCCGGCTGAATACCCACTAGCTGTAAAAGATATGTTCATGTATGAGCATCTTCCGGAATTGATTGAATCAGGCATTACCTCCTTCAAAATAGAGGGTCGTATGCGGGATAAAGAATTTATGGTGATGCTGGCGAATAGCTACGGCGAAGCTATTGACCGCTATATCGCTGATCCGTTAGGCTTTGATCGTACGGTGGATTCTAAAGTGCTCTACAACAACCGTAAACGTGATTTCTCGACAGCTTATGCTTTTGGAAGACCTGGACTAACTAACATTAACCGTCGTTATGAAGGTACAGGCAAATTCTATAGCACTGGAAAAGTATTCAGTACGCCAACCGCAGAACGTGAGCTGTCTGAGAAACGTGTAGAGGAGCTACGGGAACGATTGGCTCTAGAAAAGCAGCCGAAGACAAACAAGGCGAAGTTGGCTGTACGTGTAAATAATATGGAACAGGCACGGATGGTCTTAGAGCTTGGTGTGGATAGCCTGTATTTGCCGGGGGATGTATTTGAACCAGATCAACCTTTTACAAAGCGGGACATCAAGGAACTTGGTGAACTGAAGGGCGATAGCAAAATCTACTTGGGTTTGCCACGTATGATGACCGAGCTGCATTTTGATCAATATGATCAATTGCTTAACGGAGAACGCTTGCCGATAGACGGTCTTATCGTTACAAATTTGGGAGCCATTCGACGTTACAACGCAACAGGATATCCGTTAATTGGAGACAGTAATTTAAATGTATACAATCATCTTTCAGCACAATTATATGCTAATTTAGGTTTGACTCAGCTTTCGGTGTCGCCGGAAATGACGATGGAGCATTTTGCTACCTTTGCATCTAGCTGTGAAGTGCCTTTGGAAGTTATTGTTCATGGTACACCTGCACTTATGTATATGGAACATGATCTTTATGAGAATACTGAGGTAATGGAGCCTATAGCTGAAGAAGATAATCAATATGTGCACAATAATGTATTGGTTCTAAAAACAGACAAAGGTGAGAATCCGGTATATCGTGATCAACATGGCCGTTGTCATCTTTTATTCGCAAAAGAACTCTGCTATTTACCTTTATTGGGTGAGATGAGTGGGCTAGGGATATCAAGCTTCCGTATTGAAGGAGCAACATATAGCGTCGAACAGCTGCGTGAAATTATAATTTCTTATCAACAGGCAATCAATGGATCTGATATGAAGGATGACATGCTGGGCGGCCTTAAGCCGATTTATGCGGGTTATACTTTGGGCTCGCTACAATTTAACTAA
- a CDS encoding oxidoreductase, whose protein sequence is MLRIAMVLGATGLVGKAVTEDLLKRDGWGEVRVLVRTPLAIEHPKLKQIVVDWENLTRYTESFEGVHSIFCCLGTTIKKAGSQEKFERVDLHYPLDAAAIARDKGVKQFLAVSSMGASAKSRNFYSRTKGRAEDGLIAIGFQGLHLFRPSLLLGQREEFRLGERVAARLMKALDFVMVGKAAKYRAIPGTTVARAMVNIASADTHGLHIYTNEVIYVIGKR, encoded by the coding sequence ATGTTAAGGATAGCGATGGTATTAGGAGCCACCGGATTGGTGGGCAAAGCGGTTACGGAGGATTTGTTGAAACGTGATGGCTGGGGAGAGGTGAGGGTGCTCGTACGGACACCACTTGCCATAGAGCATCCTAAGCTTAAGCAAATCGTTGTAGATTGGGAGAACCTAACGAGATATACAGAATCGTTCGAAGGGGTACATTCCATCTTCTGTTGTTTAGGGACTACGATTAAGAAGGCGGGTTCACAAGAGAAGTTTGAGCGCGTCGATCTACACTATCCGCTTGATGCTGCAGCCATAGCAAGAGATAAGGGGGTTAAACAGTTTTTGGCTGTCTCTTCGATGGGGGCAAGTGCGAAGTCGCGTAATTTCTACAGTCGGACTAAGGGAAGAGCAGAAGATGGTTTAATCGCTATCGGATTTCAAGGTTTGCATTTATTTCGACCTTCCTTGCTACTGGGTCAACGTGAAGAATTCAGATTAGGGGAGAGGGTCGCAGCTAGATTGATGAAAGCGCTGGACTTCGTAATGGTTGGTAAGGCGGCTAAATATCGTGCCATACCTGGCACAACAGTAGCGAGAGCTATGGTTAACATTGCGTCTGCTGATACCCATGGATTACATATTTATACGAATGAAGTAATATATGTGATTGGGAAACGCTAA